Proteins encoded by one window of Salvia splendens isolate huo1 chromosome 5, SspV2, whole genome shotgun sequence:
- the LOC121805396 gene encoding uncharacterized protein LOC121805396 encodes MEALVKLWKDVISGCMHTRSRGLPLEPIDLEIEASNRRRNALRRLNQRIRVSSPVQRRSPSPVQESPSPTPSPAHSPIQFEPHSPILMENVEGNDVPPPPPTNAQLQQQLEDLQRQLNQRQNVVPVQNMYAYHGVANPPVCNNVNANTFELRRGLLQMAENNAFRGRPTEDPNKHLTKFIQICNTTKINGVTDEQIRLRVFPFSLEDDAKDWLDSMEPNSIRTWDAMVEKFLEKYYPPSEALKRQSEIISFEMTPPESIRGAWERFKGLMKRCPNHGLNPTHQVLAFYRGCLPEAKRELNLSAGGSLLKKGEEEAMEVIERVTSNDEGWNNERSRVHRVASAAESSHMDNMFKQMELLHKKIDLMGMGPAVQEQQEGVEDVNYIHQGGNRYYNNSRSNQGGGGYNHFGNKAHPNLSYGNPNNALQPPPGFTVSQGMITEPQKKSTEDILSAFMLQSHKNMEHSNQMLEKIENDMHNMSVHMKSLETQMSQIAQAVSSQHTPGQFPGQPKVNPKDCKAIQLRSGKSYEGPSMPEIPPKPTVEPESVLLEEVEAEELKTSPPAVQLEVGTPVKASEVRVPFPQVLQKKKNDEQFSRFWDIFKKVQINIPLIEALQQMPG; translated from the exons ATGGAGGCCTTGGTGAAGTTATGGAAGGATGTAATCAGTG GTTGTATGCACACACGCTCTAGGGGTCTACCTTTAGAGCCTATCGATCTtgagatcgaagcatccaacaGAAGGAGAAACGCTTTGAGAAGGCTAAATCAAAGGATCCGAGTCTCTTCTCCGGTCCAAAGACGATCACCTTCACCTGTTCAAGAATCACCGTCACCTACTCCGTCACCAGCCCACTCCCCTATTCAGTTTGAGCCACATTCTCCTATTCTGATGGAGAACGTAGAGGGGAATGATgttccaccacctcctccaacgAATGCTCAGCTTCAACAACAACTCGAAGACCTGCAAAGGCAGTTAAATCAAAGGCAAAACGTGGTACCTGTCCAGAACATGTATGCCTATCATGGGGTGGCAAACCCACCCGTTTGCAACAATGTTAATGCCAACACGTTTGAACTCAGGAGAGGACTACTTCAGATGGCTGAAAACAATGCTTTTAGAGGCCGACCCACAGAGGATCCTAATAAGCATCTCACTAAATTCATCCAGATCTGCAACACGACGAAGATAAATGGAGTCACAGATGAGCAGATCAGATTAAGGGTGTTCCCTTTTTCTCTGGAGGATGATGCCAAGGATTGGCTGGACAGTATGGAGCCTAACTCCATTCGCACGTGGGATGCCATGGTTGAGAAGTTCTTAGAAAAATACTACCCACCGAGTGAGGCATTGAAGAGGCAGTCTGAGATTATTTCGTTTGAGATGACTCCCCCAGAGAGTATCCGAGGAGCTTGGGAAAGATTCAAGGGGCTGATGAAGAGATGCCCCAATCATGGGCTGAACCCGACGCATCAAGTCCTAGCATTCTATAGGGGGTGTCTGCCTGAAGCAAAGCGTGAACTGAACCTGAGCGCAGGAGGATCATTGCTGAAGAAAGGAGAAGAAGAGGCCATGGAAGTGATTGAGAGAGTGACATCTAATGATGAAGGCTGGAACAACGAGAGGAGCAGAGTACACAGGGTAGCCTCCGCCGCAGAGAGCAGCCATATGGACAACATGTTCAAACAGATGGAACTCCTCCACAAGAAGATAGATCTCATGGGGATGGGACCGGCTGTGCAGGAGCAGCAAGAGGGTGTAGAGGATGTTAACTACATACACCAAGGGGGAAATAGATACTATAACAACTCCCGCTCCAATCAAGGGGGTGGAGGTTACAACCATTTTGGGAACAAGGCGCATCCTAACCTATCGTATGGGAACCCCAACAATGCCCTTCAGCCACCACCGGGGTTCACAGTTTCTCAAGGGATGATCACTGAGCCGCAGAAGAAAAGTACAGAAGATATACTGAGTGCATTCATGTTACAGTCACACAAGAACATGGAGCATTCCAATCAAATGCTAGAGAAGATTGAGAATGATATGCACAACATGTCAGTGCATATGAAGAGCCTAGAGACGCAAATGAGTCAGATTGCTCAAGCTGTGAGCAGTCAGCATACGCCAGGGCAGTTCCCAGGACAACCAAAAGTAAACCCCAAAGATTGCAAGGCAATTCAGTTGAGGAGCGGGAAGAGTTATGAGGGTCCTTCCATGCCAGAAATCCCACCAAAGCCTACAGTTGAGCCCGAGAGTGTACTATTGGAAGAAGTAGAAGCGGAGGAACTTAAAACATCACCGCCCGCAGTTCAACTCGAGGTGGGCACACCAGTCAAGGCATCAGAGGTTAGAGTACCATTTCCCCAAGTGTTGCAAAAGAAGAAGAACGATGAACAGTTCTCCAGATTCTGGGACATCTTCAAGAAAGTACAAATTAACATCCCACTTATTGAGGCACTTCAGCAAATGCCTGG gtga